A single genomic interval of Rubripirellula reticaptiva harbors:
- a CDS encoding CBS domain-containing protein, giving the protein MSVLLSASEIMRRSLVTLMPNDDVYASVARLLKDGISGSPVVDHQNNYLGVFSEKCSITALTEAVEAAREVGLHVVKVREFMTCELVTLSADTCVFEAIDHLLSRRISGAPVLDNDGRYAGVFSEKTAMRVLASALHDQLPGTNVGSYMNTDRNRIIDEEDMLLDVAHKFQQTPYRRLPVLHGNKLAGQVSRRDVLRAEYRLAMEVTSQGRTSQNPKVLAASQPKQIGDFMDTDALTAGPGADLLGIAQMFLNSPYRRLPIVENGKLIGQVSRRDLLGAAAKIMKPIKPRLRAETLYLSQVSSGTPPMLS; this is encoded by the coding sequence ATGTCGGTTCTTCTTTCCGCATCTGAAATCATGCGTCGCTCTTTGGTGACGTTGATGCCAAACGATGATGTCTACGCGAGCGTGGCGAGGCTGTTGAAGGACGGCATCTCGGGTTCACCTGTCGTCGACCACCAAAACAATTATCTGGGCGTGTTTAGTGAGAAGTGTTCGATCACAGCCCTGACCGAAGCGGTCGAGGCGGCTCGCGAGGTCGGGCTGCACGTGGTCAAAGTCCGTGAGTTCATGACATGTGAGTTGGTCACGTTGTCAGCCGACACGTGCGTGTTCGAAGCAATTGATCATCTGTTGTCCCGGCGAATTTCCGGGGCACCAGTATTGGACAATGATGGACGCTATGCAGGTGTCTTTTCCGAGAAGACGGCGATGCGCGTGCTTGCATCGGCGCTACACGATCAATTGCCGGGCACAAACGTGGGTTCGTACATGAACACGGATCGCAACCGAATCATTGACGAAGAGGACATGTTGCTAGACGTCGCGCATAAGTTTCAGCAGACGCCTTATCGCCGTCTGCCGGTACTTCATGGCAACAAATTGGCGGGGCAGGTCAGTCGTCGTGATGTATTGCGGGCCGAGTATCGGTTGGCGATGGAGGTGACGTCGCAGGGCAGGACATCGCAGAATCCGAAGGTTCTTGCTGCGTCGCAGCCGAAGCAGATCGGTGACTTCATGGACACTGATGCGTTGACGGCTGGGCCGGGCGCGGATCTGTTGGGGATCGCCCAGATGTTTCTGAATTCGCCGTACCGACGACTGCCGATCGTTGAAAACGGGAAACTGATTGGGCAGGTCAGTCGTCGAGATTTGCTAGGCGCGGCCGCGAAAATCATGAAGCCGATCAAGCCAAGATTGCGGGCCGAGACGCTGTACCTGTCACAGGTTTCCTCTGGCACACCGCCGATGCTTAGCTAA
- the nusA gene encoding transcription termination factor NusA, translating to MNPQDILRYVDSLHREKNIDKELVFLAIESALQTAAKRQYGEETDIVVQLNRENGKIAATLEGEPLGDDQIGRIGAQTAKQVIIQKVKEAERDSLMIEYREQIGEIVSGIIGRADGGVATVNLGNVEAILPRSEQIPGESLHAGERVRAVVFEVRATGNRIRVVLSRTRPQFVQRLFEQEIPELGEEIIAIRSISREPGYRSKVAVSSVDSQVDPIAVCVGYRGSRIKAVREELSGEHIDVVRYSDDPEVLIPNALQPAEVEQVLLCDMIGRAIVLVKEDQLSLAIGRRGQNVRLGSKLCGWDIEIMTGSELEEQIERAVAGFSQIDGITEEIAQALVEQGYLSYDDLSVIEPDLFVEMSGLTPEKVDEIVEKAELMGQEAEQAAADERKSRRDREQLQKEAEAAGIAEPEAPEAPAAEAEAPATEATSEETPAPEPAAEETAGEDTPEPSASDPSATGSPDSETESAASEKS from the coding sequence ATGAATCCACAAGACATCCTTCGCTACGTCGATTCGCTCCACCGAGAAAAGAACATTGACAAAGAGCTAGTTTTTCTAGCCATCGAGTCGGCGCTGCAAACAGCTGCTAAACGGCAGTACGGCGAAGAAACGGACATCGTTGTCCAGCTGAACCGCGAGAACGGCAAAATCGCCGCAACGCTGGAAGGTGAACCTCTCGGCGACGACCAGATCGGCCGAATCGGCGCACAAACCGCCAAACAAGTCATCATCCAAAAGGTCAAGGAAGCTGAACGCGACTCGTTGATGATCGAGTACCGCGAACAGATCGGCGAGATCGTCAGCGGGATCATTGGCCGCGCTGATGGTGGTGTCGCGACCGTCAACCTCGGCAACGTCGAAGCCATTCTGCCGCGCAGCGAACAGATCCCTGGCGAATCACTTCACGCTGGCGAGCGAGTTCGTGCTGTGGTGTTCGAAGTCCGCGCCACCGGCAACCGAATTCGTGTTGTCCTCAGCCGAACGCGTCCGCAGTTTGTGCAGCGGTTATTCGAACAGGAAATCCCGGAACTTGGCGAAGAGATCATTGCCATCCGTTCGATCAGTCGCGAACCGGGCTACCGCAGCAAGGTCGCCGTCAGCAGTGTGGACAGCCAGGTTGACCCGATCGCCGTTTGCGTCGGCTATCGAGGTAGCCGAATCAAGGCGGTCCGCGAAGAATTGTCGGGCGAACACATCGATGTTGTTCGCTACAGCGACGATCCCGAAGTCTTGATCCCGAATGCACTGCAGCCCGCCGAAGTCGAACAGGTACTGCTGTGTGACATGATTGGTCGTGCGATTGTGCTTGTCAAAGAGGACCAGCTGTCCCTGGCGATTGGTCGCCGCGGCCAAAACGTCCGCCTGGGCAGCAAACTTTGTGGCTGGGACATCGAAATCATGACCGGCAGCGAACTCGAAGAACAAATCGAGCGAGCAGTAGCCGGGTTCAGCCAGATTGACGGCATCACCGAAGAGATCGCTCAAGCACTGGTCGAACAGGGCTACCTCTCCTACGACGACCTGTCGGTGATCGAGCCAGACTTGTTTGTCGAGATGAGCGGATTGACGCCCGAGAAAGTTGACGAGATCGTCGAGAAGGCCGAATTGATGGGCCAGGAAGCCGAGCAGGCGGCAGCGGACGAACGAAAATCACGTCGGGATCGCGAACAGTTGCAAAAGGAAGCGGAAGCCGCCGGGATCGCCGAACCAGAAGCACCAGAAGCACCAGCCGCTGAAGCTGAGGCACCGGCAACGGAAGCCACAAGCGAAGAAACGCCGGCTCCCGAGCCAGCAGCGGAAGAAACCGCTGGTGAAGACACACCAGAACCCTCGGCCTCAGATCCTTCAGCCACCGGGTCGCCGGATTCCGAAACGGAATCCGCAGCATCCGAAAAAAGCTAA
- a CDS encoding YebC/PmpR family DNA-binding transcriptional regulator produces MAGHSKWANIQHRKGRVDAARGKLWSKLSKAIIVAAKGGGGDPDGNIRLRKAIDDAKSVSMPKDNIERAIKRGTGELAGNEVEEMTYEGYGPGGVAIMCEVMTDNRNRTGPELKLLFSKLGGDLGKTGCVAYLFERKGLFVLPAEAGEEKVTEIALENGGEDIELTDEGNFQVTCPPENYQNLADAFEAAELKPEISELSRLPQTMVDVDAANGKRVLRLLEQLDDHDDVQNVTTNLNITDEMVTDDE; encoded by the coding sequence ATGGCCGGACACTCAAAGTGGGCGAACATCCAACACCGCAAAGGGCGAGTGGATGCTGCTCGAGGAAAGTTGTGGAGCAAGCTGAGCAAGGCAATCATCGTCGCAGCTAAAGGTGGTGGCGGTGACCCCGACGGCAACATTCGACTACGCAAAGCGATCGACGATGCAAAATCGGTCAGCATGCCCAAGGACAATATCGAACGCGCGATCAAACGCGGCACGGGCGAATTGGCTGGCAATGAAGTCGAAGAAATGACTTACGAAGGCTACGGCCCCGGCGGCGTCGCGATCATGTGCGAAGTCATGACGGACAACCGAAATCGCACCGGTCCCGAATTGAAACTGCTCTTTTCAAAACTTGGTGGTGACCTCGGTAAAACAGGCTGCGTCGCCTATCTGTTTGAACGCAAAGGACTGTTCGTCCTGCCAGCCGAAGCCGGCGAAGAAAAAGTCACCGAGATCGCATTGGAAAATGGCGGCGAGGACATCGAGTTGACCGACGAGGGCAACTTTCAAGTCACTTGCCCGCCCGAAAACTACCAAAATCTCGCCGACGCCTTCGAAGCCGCCGAGCTAAAGCCGGAAATCAGTGAACTGTCACGATTGCCGCAAACGATGGTCGACGTCGATGCGGCCAACGGCAAACGAGTGCTGCGATTGCTGGAACAACTTGACGATCACGACGATGTCCAAAACGTGACCACCAACCTGAACATTACCGACGAAATGGTGACGGACGACGAGTGA
- a CDS encoding sulfatase family protein, with translation MSTFAKLGSVVLCLSVVMSMSAHAARPHIVLVMADDQGWGETGYNEHPILKTPNLDAMSENGLRFDRYYAGAPVCSPTRAAVLTGRTNDRTGVESHGYALRRQEMSLGKLMREAGYTTGHFGKWHLNGFQGPGVPILDTDDHSPGEFGFDRWLSVTNFFDRDPILSRRGKFEEFIGDSSEIVVDQALDFIGRQVRVDSPSFTVIWYGTPHSPFKAAPEDMEAFKDLDEQSMHHYGELIALDRSIGTLRTGLRDLGITDNTLLWYTSDNGGLPKIKPATTGGLRGNKGTVFEGGLRVPGIIEWPGVIKQPRVTSFPACAMDILPTLLEVTKVAHPAPDRPADGISLVPLLTNEIAQRETPIGFRFANATAWIDNDWKLLSENTKKGKFQLYDLSSDSKEAKDVAAENPDILRRMKKQWIQWNESVQASFDGADYPEGIVDPAEPQRRHWRDSPEYAPYLDRFRTRWEYSDWLKKSSK, from the coding sequence ATGTCCACCTTTGCGAAGCTAGGTTCCGTCGTTTTATGTTTGTCGGTCGTGATGTCGATGTCTGCGCATGCTGCGCGACCTCACATCGTTTTGGTGATGGCAGACGATCAAGGCTGGGGCGAGACGGGGTACAACGAGCACCCGATTTTGAAGACGCCGAATTTGGATGCGATGTCTGAAAACGGTTTGCGATTTGATCGGTACTATGCCGGCGCGCCGGTTTGCTCGCCGACCCGAGCGGCGGTTTTGACCGGACGTACCAATGACCGTACCGGTGTCGAAAGCCATGGTTACGCACTGCGTCGTCAAGAAATGTCGCTTGGCAAGCTGATGCGTGAGGCCGGATACACCACCGGTCATTTTGGAAAGTGGCATTTGAACGGGTTTCAAGGTCCGGGTGTGCCTATCTTGGACACCGATGACCACAGTCCTGGCGAGTTTGGATTCGATCGCTGGTTGTCGGTCACCAATTTCTTTGACCGTGATCCGATCTTGTCGCGGCGAGGCAAATTCGAAGAGTTCATTGGTGACTCGTCCGAGATCGTGGTTGATCAAGCATTAGATTTCATCGGTCGCCAGGTTCGCGTGGACTCACCCTCGTTTACGGTGATTTGGTATGGAACCCCGCACAGCCCGTTCAAAGCTGCGCCCGAAGACATGGAAGCGTTCAAGGATTTGGACGAGCAGTCGATGCACCACTACGGCGAACTGATCGCACTTGATCGCAGCATCGGGACGCTGCGAACGGGGCTTCGTGATTTGGGAATCACGGACAACACATTGCTTTGGTACACGAGCGACAACGGAGGATTGCCGAAGATCAAGCCTGCAACAACAGGCGGACTTCGGGGCAACAAGGGCACCGTTTTTGAAGGCGGTCTGCGAGTGCCGGGGATCATTGAATGGCCCGGCGTCATCAAACAACCTCGAGTGACGAGCTTTCCCGCTTGTGCGATGGATATCCTGCCGACGCTGTTGGAGGTGACCAAGGTTGCCCACCCAGCCCCCGATCGTCCTGCCGACGGTATCAGTTTGGTACCGCTGCTGACAAACGAAATTGCCCAACGCGAGACACCGATTGGATTTCGATTCGCAAATGCGACCGCTTGGATCGACAATGATTGGAAGTTGCTTTCCGAGAACACAAAGAAGGGAAAGTTTCAGCTTTACGACTTATCATCCGACTCGAAAGAAGCGAAGGATGTCGCGGCCGAGAATCCGGACATTTTGCGGCGGATGAAGAAGCAATGGATCCAGTGGAACGAGTCGGTACAGGCAAGTTTTGATGGAGCCGACTATCCCGAGGGTATTGTGGATCCCGCCGAACCTCAACGACGGCACTGGCGCGACAGTCCGGAGTACGCGCCTTACTTGGATCGGTTTCGCACGCGATGGGAATACAGCGATTGGTTGAAGAAATCGTCTAAGTAG
- a CDS encoding DUF6798 domain-containing protein: MVDANNNERLLPAQDKVTRRSSLAATLATTTLLMMLFLVYAGDAPPMVNEAHYLVKAKNFWQPDWCRSDLFASSGKAHTTFYALFGWPTKFVSLETTAWMGRIVGWLTLAIGLRRLCASLFANSLASIVVAIVWIAGVEYGNLAGEWVVGGIEAKVPAYGLVLMGLAELVDRRWNRVWLYMGAASALHVLTGGWAVVAAMIAWLFSEARQLDCKPLFTRWLFVGGAMSLLGLLPAVWLNSGASAQDATEAARIYTYFRIRHHLLPSDFYFEWYVRHGITLALTIAATAIYFRDSWNLRRMFGFTFGAFLIAVGGMIVGGLPALMPDLAAKLLRFYWFRLSDAVVPLLLAVLVMRMLADHRIWLRRTGTVALVVAAGLVGHSVVGRASIPVPPSVSNALLGWDMDASTTTQRQTFVDWLKVCQWAKQSTPSDEVFLTPRHQQTFKWYAERAEVVNWKDVPQDAKSLFQWSERFSEIFPARLGNIRVTIGYRALREYRKRFGVRFMIVDRRVIGQDLPLIRVYPLSSDDNQSYAVYELPR; encoded by the coding sequence ATGGTTGATGCGAACAACAATGAACGACTGTTGCCGGCGCAGGACAAGGTGACTCGACGGAGTTCGCTGGCGGCGACGCTTGCGACCACGACGCTGCTGATGATGTTGTTTCTGGTTTACGCGGGCGATGCGCCGCCAATGGTCAACGAAGCCCACTATCTGGTCAAGGCCAAGAATTTTTGGCAACCGGATTGGTGTCGATCCGACCTGTTTGCCTCGTCCGGCAAAGCTCACACGACGTTCTATGCGTTGTTTGGATGGCCGACGAAGTTTGTCTCGCTAGAAACGACCGCGTGGATGGGCCGGATTGTCGGATGGTTGACGCTGGCGATTGGGCTGCGCCGTTTGTGCGCTAGTCTGTTTGCCAATTCATTGGCCTCGATCGTTGTTGCGATCGTTTGGATCGCGGGCGTCGAGTACGGGAATTTGGCGGGCGAATGGGTGGTCGGTGGCATCGAAGCCAAGGTGCCCGCGTATGGATTGGTTTTGATGGGTTTGGCTGAATTGGTCGATCGCCGTTGGAACCGAGTCTGGTTGTACATGGGGGCCGCATCGGCGTTGCACGTGTTGACCGGTGGCTGGGCCGTTGTGGCGGCGATGATTGCGTGGCTATTCAGCGAGGCTCGGCAACTGGATTGCAAACCGCTGTTTACGCGGTGGCTGTTTGTGGGTGGCGCGATGTCGTTGCTTGGGCTGTTGCCTGCGGTTTGGCTGAATTCGGGGGCAAGTGCACAGGACGCGACCGAAGCGGCGCGGATCTATACGTACTTTCGAATTCGGCATCACCTGTTGCCATCGGATTTCTACTTTGAATGGTACGTGCGTCACGGCATCACGTTGGCGCTGACGATCGCCGCGACGGCAATCTACTTTCGCGATTCTTGGAATCTGCGGCGGATGTTCGGATTCACGTTTGGCGCGTTCCTGATCGCAGTCGGCGGAATGATCGTTGGCGGGTTGCCTGCGTTGATGCCTGACTTGGCGGCAAAGTTGCTGCGTTTTTATTGGTTTCGACTTTCTGATGCGGTCGTGCCGTTGCTGTTGGCGGTTTTGGTGATGCGGATGCTTGCCGATCATCGGATTTGGTTGCGTCGGACCGGGACGGTGGCCTTGGTGGTGGCGGCCGGATTGGTTGGCCACAGCGTGGTGGGGCGAGCAAGCATTCCGGTACCACCATCGGTCAGCAACGCTTTGTTGGGATGGGACATGGATGCATCAACAACGACGCAGCGACAAACGTTTGTCGACTGGTTGAAGGTTTGTCAGTGGGCAAAGCAATCGACGCCAAGCGACGAGGTTTTTCTAACTCCGCGGCATCAGCAAACGTTCAAATGGTATGCCGAACGGGCGGAAGTGGTGAACTGGAAAGATGTTCCGCAAGATGCAAAAAGTCTGTTCCAGTGGAGCGAACGTTTTTCGGAAATCTTCCCCGCCAGGCTAGGAAATATCCGAGTCACGATCGGTTATCGAGCACTGCGAGAGTACCGAAAACGATTTGGGGTTCGATTCATGATCGTTGATCGCCGAGTGATTGGCCAAGACTTGCCGTTGATCCGCGTCTATCCATTGTCGAGCGACGACAATCAATCCTACGCAGTTTATGAATTGCCGCGTTAA
- the infB gene encoding translation initiation factor IF-2: protein MPARIYALAKELNLDSKELVDIVKKVGITGKGSALASLTDDETTRVREHLAGASAAKPAAPTAGSGAPLGAVRDSVVPTDRKPVAINVGRSRSRPTSAKSETPPAAAAPAPAAPPAPKPETPPAAPPIPVAKAPKVDPNAPKGIGMGAVVTPDRAQTPAGEAATSKPGVSQPAPSQPTVETGGKKPGFASRIASRMAARKGFSSPTEPVAPIRRDASASGSGKVRSLDRPSTGSGEKKQLDIKSKRREPRINVKMASLPEVSEQAMPKAADGEPKAQKPDVKLSPDAIAGHRQGMRAPLEQLAKEDDEKKKAAKRGGLSGFTGKDSKRPLGKDEDEKPRKKGLAGMASPRAERSRGGGGARGRSRFDSNSGFDRSRQYRNRGGSRRKTINTAAPRKDAVVLELPCTIRSFSEAAGVGVGKVLGTMMQMGLQGGININSELDLESAEALAAEMELTIELKASETLEDSLISELEDREDDIDSLIMRAPIVTFLGHVDHGKTSLLDHLVGINVVKGEAGGITQHIRAYEVLKDGRKVTFVDTPGHEAFTEMRARGANVTDIAVLVVAADDGIMPQTAEAISHAKAAEVPIVVALNKIDLEGVDQNRILTQLTEHGLTPSEWGGDVEVVRTSATKGTGMDELLETLLTVAEMNEYTANPSREAMGVCLESEQQGARGVSAKLIVQNGTLRVGDVLVCGSAHGRVRSMTDTLKNKPIKSAGPSTPVNVTGFDEAPGAGDRFHVLSDITKAREIAQSRAHTSSLESLSGLSTKISFDTFQEQLQDGTLGIQAEKVRLNMIIRADVKGSLEAIEKELTKLDHPEVEIRILQKSVGGVSMADVSLASASNAVICAFNVVPDERARALADERGIEIRRYSIIYKLTDEIRALVEGRLKPEERVVELGRAVVKQVFSISRVGAIAGCYVVHGSIQRGCRIRVTRDGRVIGDYGLDSLKRIKDDVKEVPRGMECGIRLQGFNDIKQDDVLEAYRIEEVARTLD, encoded by the coding sequence GTGCCCGCACGCATTTACGCGCTCGCAAAAGAACTAAACCTCGACAGCAAAGAGCTGGTTGACATCGTTAAGAAGGTTGGGATCACCGGCAAGGGCTCGGCCTTGGCCAGTCTGACCGACGATGAAACGACACGAGTCCGAGAACACCTCGCTGGAGCTTCCGCTGCCAAGCCTGCCGCACCAACGGCTGGTTCAGGCGCGCCGCTAGGCGCTGTCCGCGACTCGGTGGTCCCGACTGACCGAAAGCCGGTCGCTATCAACGTCGGTCGATCCCGATCGCGTCCGACAAGTGCCAAGAGCGAAACGCCGCCTGCGGCTGCCGCCCCAGCACCGGCCGCCCCGCCTGCACCGAAACCGGAAACGCCCCCGGCTGCGCCCCCGATTCCTGTGGCGAAGGCTCCCAAAGTGGACCCGAACGCGCCCAAGGGAATTGGCATGGGTGCCGTGGTGACGCCGGATCGTGCCCAAACCCCCGCAGGCGAGGCAGCGACAAGCAAGCCAGGCGTCAGCCAGCCTGCGCCGAGCCAGCCTACCGTCGAAACAGGCGGAAAGAAGCCTGGGTTCGCTAGCCGAATTGCTAGCCGCATGGCAGCTCGCAAGGGATTCTCGTCACCGACTGAACCGGTTGCGCCAATCCGCCGCGACGCTAGTGCCAGCGGTTCGGGCAAGGTGCGATCTCTCGACCGCCCCTCCACCGGCAGTGGCGAGAAGAAACAACTCGATATCAAGTCGAAACGCCGCGAGCCTCGGATCAACGTCAAAATGGCTTCGCTTCCCGAAGTCAGCGAACAGGCGATGCCCAAGGCTGCCGATGGCGAGCCAAAGGCACAAAAGCCGGACGTCAAACTTAGTCCCGATGCAATCGCCGGCCACCGCCAAGGCATGCGAGCACCGCTAGAACAATTGGCCAAAGAAGACGACGAAAAGAAGAAAGCCGCCAAACGTGGTGGGCTCAGCGGCTTCACAGGCAAAGACTCCAAGCGACCGCTTGGCAAAGACGAGGACGAAAAGCCTCGCAAGAAAGGCTTGGCCGGAATGGCCAGTCCTCGCGCTGAACGAAGCCGCGGAGGCGGAGGTGCTCGGGGACGTAGTCGCTTCGATTCCAACAGCGGCTTTGACCGCTCGCGTCAGTATCGAAATCGCGGCGGTTCACGCCGCAAAACCATCAACACTGCCGCGCCCCGAAAAGACGCTGTGGTGCTTGAACTGCCCTGTACGATCCGGTCGTTTTCCGAAGCAGCCGGCGTCGGCGTTGGCAAGGTCCTTGGCACGATGATGCAGATGGGCTTGCAAGGCGGCATCAACATCAATTCCGAGTTAGACCTCGAGTCAGCAGAAGCACTTGCTGCCGAAATGGAACTGACCATCGAATTGAAGGCTTCCGAAACGCTCGAAGATTCGCTGATCTCGGAACTGGAAGATCGCGAAGACGATATCGATTCGTTGATCATGCGTGCACCGATCGTGACCTTCTTGGGTCACGTCGATCACGGCAAAACTAGCTTGCTGGATCACTTGGTTGGCATCAATGTTGTGAAAGGCGAAGCCGGCGGCATCACTCAGCACATTCGGGCCTACGAAGTGCTCAAAGATGGCCGCAAGGTGACGTTCGTTGACACACCTGGCCACGAAGCGTTTACCGAAATGCGTGCTCGCGGTGCCAATGTCACCGACATCGCTGTCTTGGTTGTCGCAGCCGACGACGGAATCATGCCGCAAACCGCCGAAGCCATCAGCCACGCCAAAGCGGCCGAAGTGCCGATCGTGGTCGCGCTAAATAAGATCGACCTCGAAGGCGTCGACCAAAACCGCATCTTGACGCAGTTGACCGAGCATGGCTTGACGCCAAGTGAATGGGGCGGCGACGTTGAAGTCGTTCGCACCAGTGCGACCAAGGGCACGGGCATGGACGAATTGCTCGAAACGCTGCTAACCGTCGCCGAAATGAACGAGTACACGGCTAACCCTAGCCGCGAAGCAATGGGCGTTTGTTTGGAATCCGAACAACAAGGTGCCCGCGGTGTTTCGGCCAAGCTGATCGTCCAAAACGGTACGCTGCGAGTCGGCGATGTCTTGGTCTGTGGATCTGCACACGGTCGCGTTCGTTCGATGACCGACACGCTGAAGAACAAACCAATCAAGTCGGCTGGCCCAAGTACGCCAGTCAACGTGACCGGATTCGACGAAGCACCGGGTGCGGGCGACCGCTTCCACGTGCTCAGCGATATCACCAAGGCTCGGGAAATCGCCCAATCACGGGCTCACACCAGCAGCCTGGAATCACTGTCGGGTTTGAGCACGAAAATTTCGTTCGACACGTTCCAAGAACAATTGCAAGACGGAACCCTTGGCATCCAAGCCGAAAAGGTACGTCTGAACATGATCATTCGCGCCGACGTGAAGGGATCACTCGAAGCGATCGAGAAAGAACTGACCAAGCTGGATCACCCGGAAGTCGAAATCCGGATCTTGCAAAAGAGTGTCGGTGGAGTCTCGATGGCCGACGTGTCGCTGGCTTCGGCATCCAATGCCGTCATCTGTGCGTTCAACGTGGTTCCTGACGAACGAGCCCGAGCACTTGCGGATGAACGAGGTATCGAAATTCGTCGGTACAGCATCATCTACAAGCTCACCGACGAAATCCGTGCATTGGTCGAAGGACGACTCAAGCCCGAAGAACGTGTCGTCGAACTTGGACGTGCAGTGGTCAAACAGGTCTTCAGCATCAGCCGAGTCGGTGCGATCGCCGGTTGTTATGTCGTCCATGGATCGATTCAACGTGGCTGCCGCATCCGCGTCACCCGCGACGGTCGTGTCATCGGCGATTACGGCCTCGACTCGCTCAAGCGAATCAAAGATGACGTCAAGGAAGTCCCGCGTGGCATGGAATGCGGTATCCGCCTGCAAGGTTTCAACGACATCAAACAAGATGATGTTTTGGAAGCTTACCGAATCGAAGAAGTCGCTCGAACACTCGATTGA
- the pdxA gene encoding 4-hydroxythreonine-4-phosphate dehydrogenase PdxA: MPNLRNLTSNQRPRIAISVGDAAGVGPELAIVCAGLPAITARCHPILYGPRNVLDRIAGEMKLNLTAEVLDVGDIDSASVVPGKFNAATGQASFDAFDRAIADAMAGRVDAIVTGPIQKEAWYDAGIRFPGHTEVLADRTGVDDACMMLTSDIISCVLVTIHIPLADVAKSISVDSILRAIRLGADALSRREKRAARVTVCGLNPHAGENGLISHGEETQFIIPAVAAARALGLEVTGPLPPDTAFTPTVRAATDVYVCMYHDQGLIPLKALAFDDAVNVTLGLPVVRTSVDHGTAMDIAWQGKANRTSMMAAIEMAIDLSDG; this comes from the coding sequence CGGCGACGCAGCAGGCGTCGGCCCAGAATTGGCGATCGTCTGTGCCGGATTGCCGGCAATCACGGCTCGCTGTCACCCGATTCTTTACGGTCCCAGGAACGTGCTCGACAGAATCGCCGGTGAAATGAAGCTCAATTTGACGGCCGAAGTTCTGGACGTTGGCGACATTGATTCAGCCAGCGTCGTGCCAGGGAAGTTCAATGCTGCGACGGGGCAAGCCTCATTTGACGCGTTTGACCGCGCGATCGCCGATGCGATGGCCGGGCGAGTTGACGCGATCGTGACAGGACCGATCCAAAAAGAAGCCTGGTATGACGCCGGCATTCGATTTCCCGGACACACCGAAGTCCTGGCGGACCGGACTGGCGTCGATGATGCCTGCATGATGTTGACCAGCGATATTATTTCCTGCGTCTTGGTGACGATCCACATCCCACTAGCGGACGTGGCCAAGTCGATCTCGGTGGATTCCATCTTGCGAGCGATCCGATTGGGCGCCGACGCATTGTCTCGCCGCGAAAAACGTGCCGCGCGAGTGACCGTTTGTGGGCTGAACCCGCATGCTGGCGAAAACGGGCTGATTAGTCACGGAGAAGAAACTCAGTTCATCATTCCGGCCGTCGCAGCCGCGCGTGCCCTCGGCCTTGAAGTTACCGGGCCGTTACCCCCGGATACCGCGTTCACGCCGACCGTTCGAGCAGCGACCGATGTTTATGTTTGCATGTATCACGATCAGGGTTTGATTCCATTGAAGGCGTTGGCGTTTGATGATGCGGTGAACGTGACGCTGGGGTTGCCCGTCGTTCGGACCAGCGTGGATCACGGTACGGCGATGGACATCGCTTGGCAAGGCAAAGCGAATCGAACCAGCATGATGGCTGCAATCGAGATGGCGATCGATTTGTCCGATGGTTGA
- the rbfA gene encoding 30S ribosome-binding factor RbfA yields MSSRRLLKAAEAIREVVASSILTEMRDPRVRDVTVVGVKVTPDMREATVSVSVMGDETQQNLCLRGLQNAAGFLQSKIATRIDTRYTPRLQFKIDRGVQQSLAVGEILEKIKRERDEESGTSNPSGDAPASDAADDAAPAPSDTNE; encoded by the coding sequence GTGTCCAGCCGTCGCCTGTTGAAAGCCGCTGAAGCGATCCGCGAAGTCGTCGCTTCGTCCATCTTGACCGAGATGCGGGATCCACGTGTCCGCGATGTCACTGTCGTTGGCGTAAAGGTGACCCCGGACATGCGCGAGGCCACCGTCTCGGTCAGCGTGATGGGTGACGAAACCCAGCAAAACCTTTGCCTTCGCGGGCTTCAAAACGCGGCTGGATTTTTACAGAGTAAAATTGCAACTCGTATCGACACTCGGTACACGCCGCGATTGCAATTCAAAATTGATCGTGGCGTCCAGCAGTCACTTGCCGTTGGCGAGATCCTCGAAAAAATCAAACGCGAACGCGACGAAGAGTCGGGAACCTCGAATCCTTCGGGTGATGCCCCTGCAAGCGACGCTGCCGATGACGCAGCACCTGCGCCAAGCGACACCAATGAATAG